From a region of the Leptospira venezuelensis genome:
- a CDS encoding helix-turn-helix domain-containing protein, whose protein sequence is MFETTNLIQYLKAATIAQLGFLILNFLVRVKLSTRSILGSLFISSLIAYFICPWLDHSSHIFVLILVHTGCFSVSILFYLFVSSLFEDGFRLKIWHGVLFLALNIFCFYVFIISNIRNQESIFAKVLFSMPQVFYLGLILLTLGRVLKDKNIDLLESRREFRVVFSWVTGLYSMSVVLMEVITKDAGYSAQLDLINSSFIFVLVFFISFRIFQFRENVFPNEEIQKEEVAEDPLDEGLLEKLDSLLKDQKIFLKENLTILALAKQLNVPEKKVRRLINKGLGYRNFNEFLNHYRIQEAKFILSNPDKNDFQVLRVAMDLGYGSLAPFNRAFKEIVGMTPSDFRKQSNTVK, encoded by the coding sequence ATGTTCGAAACCACAAATCTGATCCAGTATCTAAAAGCCGCTACTATCGCTCAGCTGGGCTTTCTAATCTTAAACTTTTTGGTCCGAGTAAAGCTCAGCACTCGAAGCATTCTTGGAAGTTTATTCATTTCTTCTTTGATCGCTTATTTCATTTGTCCTTGGTTAGATCATTCTTCACACATATTCGTTCTGATACTTGTCCACACAGGGTGCTTTTCAGTTTCTATTCTATTTTATCTATTTGTATCCAGCTTATTCGAAGACGGTTTCAGGCTGAAAATTTGGCACGGAGTATTATTTCTTGCTCTGAATATATTTTGTTTTTATGTTTTTATAATTTCGAACATCAGAAACCAAGAATCCATCTTCGCTAAAGTTCTATTTAGTATGCCTCAGGTATTTTATCTTGGACTTATCTTACTTACCTTAGGAAGAGTTTTAAAGGATAAGAATATAGATTTATTAGAGTCCAGAAGAGAATTTAGGGTCGTCTTCTCCTGGGTTACGGGGCTTTACAGTATGTCTGTCGTATTGATGGAAGTAATCACCAAGGACGCTGGGTATTCCGCACAATTAGATCTGATCAATTCTTCTTTCATATTTGTTTTGGTATTTTTTATCTCATTTAGAATCTTTCAATTTAGGGAGAATGTATTTCCGAATGAAGAAATACAAAAGGAAGAAGTAGCTGAAGATCCTTTAGATGAAGGTCTTCTCGAAAAATTAGATTCTCTCTTAAAAGACCAAAAGATATTTCTAAAAGAAAATCTAACTATATTAGCTTTGGCCAAACAGTTAAACGTTCCAGAAAAAAAAGTCCGTAGGCTAATCAATAAGGGACTGGGATACAGAAACTTCAATGAATTCCTAAATCATTACCGAATACAGGAAGCAAAGTTTATACTCTCGAATCCTGACAAAAACGATTTCCAAGTGCTTAGGGTTGCAATGGATTTAGGCTATGGTTCCTTAGCACCTTTCAATCGAGCTTTCAAAGAAATAGTTGGAATGACCCCAAGCGATTTCAGAAAACAAAGTAATACTGTAAAATAG
- a CDS encoding MFS transporter, protein MILFYYLSSILGLLAGNMFNYTAIILSQSLSNSDTFSGWVFFFICFPLLFLSFTAGRLLDKHSRKWLLAVAQITMACGSGFAAFALHFEWISPGKPYLLLVSSVLSGIGLSFVMPGRFAILGDLLEHSKIGKHSVWLNTLVLFGYGLAPLVAGYFKEYFSFKYVFMSIGSAYVLSVFFLILIPVQMRERSHTSSSGPGISELVAYLKNSPLVSQFLLLMGAVVLLVGPVQVLLPKYAKEVLGLGEGERGALLSALGVGLVIGGGVTFLLHGLKKKGHILFGTALFSCFLFSLIPFLAESLLLTVVCFFVFGFMTGVIITLIPAGIQQNTENHIRGRILSLYSLVFLLVPAFSGILSGFFSDRIGISATFIWSGFLEMGVLIYLSWRMDQVRNHY, encoded by the coding sequence GTGATTCTTTTTTATTATCTATCTTCTATCCTGGGCCTGCTCGCGGGAAATATGTTCAATTATACCGCTATTATTCTTTCCCAAAGTCTTTCTAATTCGGATACCTTCTCAGGTTGGGTATTCTTTTTTATATGTTTTCCTCTTTTGTTTTTGAGTTTTACTGCTGGAAGGTTACTGGATAAACATTCCAGAAAATGGCTTCTTGCCGTGGCTCAAATTACAATGGCTTGCGGTTCAGGATTTGCCGCTTTTGCATTACATTTTGAATGGATCTCTCCTGGAAAGCCTTACCTTCTTCTTGTGTCTTCGGTTCTTTCTGGGATAGGGCTTTCTTTTGTAATGCCTGGAAGATTTGCAATACTTGGAGATCTATTAGAACATTCTAAAATAGGAAAACATAGTGTTTGGTTAAACACTCTTGTTCTTTTTGGATATGGCCTTGCTCCTTTGGTGGCCGGATATTTTAAGGAATACTTCTCCTTTAAATATGTTTTTATGAGTATTGGTTCCGCTTATGTTTTGAGTGTTTTCTTTTTGATCTTGATTCCGGTTCAGATGAGGGAGAGAAGCCATACTTCTTCTTCTGGGCCTGGAATTTCTGAGTTGGTTGCCTATTTAAAAAATTCTCCGCTTGTTTCCCAGTTCCTACTCCTTATGGGAGCAGTGGTTCTTTTAGTCGGTCCTGTACAGGTGCTTCTTCCAAAATATGCTAAAGAAGTTTTAGGATTAGGTGAAGGAGAGAGGGGAGCCTTACTTTCTGCTTTAGGGGTTGGGCTTGTGATCGGAGGAGGGGTTACCTTTCTTCTTCATGGTTTAAAGAAGAAGGGGCATATTCTTTTTGGAACGGCGCTATTCAGTTGTTTTCTATTTTCACTCATCCCTTTTCTTGCAGAAAGTTTGCTGCTTACTGTTGTCTGCTTTTTTGTCTTTGGGTTTATGACCGGTGTAATCATAACTCTGATCCCAGCTGGAATCCAACAGAATACAGAAAATCATATTAGAGGAAGGATACTTTCTCTTTATAGTCTGGTCTTTCTTCTGGTGCCTGCATTCTCCGGAATTTTATCCGGATTTTTTTCAGATCGGATAGGAATTTCTGCCACATTTATTTGGTCCGGTTTTTTGGAAATGGGAGTATTGATTTATCTTAGCTGGAGAATGGATCAGGTTCGTAATCATTATTAA
- a CDS encoding HEAT repeat domain-containing protein, translating to MKLKVYSIFMIFLRSLMLGAVVFSLNFGCFGPPRPDLLPEVQEEEIPSLEQIVSDLKSQNPRTRAQAILELASRNERKYIPTAREWMRSSEKITIGPAILALGIWKDRSSLPEILNFLDPKSGVDIGTVLESIARMEDSQAGNRVSTLLNHEDASIRLLAVDTLVRINAKQSGKIILASAKVNKDPDKAKTFAMALGKLNIFEAEDYLINLASHSEPGPTLAATYLALGKIRSIKSIPLLVKAIQSNFDKGRENSSIALIEIKDHKILPLVLPILENQDREIRYRAADVLIGIPDPEFSPRILEVLIKGTNIAKAPASHTLGRIKFLKARAEIERTLLDPNIPDREIIAQSLGYLGDKKSIPVLIKILKEDQTEAKYGAVWALGAIGSEEGLPYVEEACKSKDQKLAKIASESLGMIASPKSLTLLDKKTEDFPDLAPITLAAITSIPGEDSRKILEKYAESENINLHQVAVSQLGAKKDPASVPVLIKLLQEDSTSRNRKLLISALKSVTGLKFISKNEWINWYTLNFSKKHP from the coding sequence ATGAAACTCAAAGTATATTCTATTTTCATGATATTCCTCAGATCGCTTATGCTCGGAGCGGTAGTTTTTAGTTTGAATTTTGGATGTTTTGGTCCCCCTCGTCCGGACCTTCTCCCCGAAGTTCAGGAAGAAGAAATCCCAAGCCTAGAACAAATTGTATCTGATCTAAAAAGCCAGAATCCAAGAACGAGGGCCCAGGCAATTTTAGAATTGGCCTCCAGAAATGAGAGAAAATACATCCCTACTGCTCGAGAATGGATGAGATCTTCTGAAAAGATTACAATAGGCCCAGCAATCTTAGCATTAGGCATTTGGAAAGATAGATCCTCACTTCCTGAAATATTAAACTTTTTAGATCCTAAATCGGGTGTCGATATAGGAACAGTTTTAGAATCAATTGCAAGAATGGAAGACTCTCAGGCAGGAAACCGTGTTTCTACTCTTTTAAACCATGAAGATGCAAGCATCCGATTATTGGCAGTGGATACTTTGGTTCGAATCAATGCTAAACAATCCGGAAAAATTATCCTAGCCTCCGCTAAAGTAAATAAAGATCCGGACAAGGCCAAAACGTTTGCAATGGCTTTAGGAAAGCTGAATATTTTTGAAGCGGAAGACTATCTTATAAATCTTGCTTCTCATTCCGAACCTGGACCCACCTTAGCAGCAACCTACTTAGCTCTTGGAAAAATCAGAAGTATAAAGTCTATTCCACTTTTAGTAAAAGCAATACAATCAAACTTCGATAAGGGAAGAGAAAATTCTTCTATTGCACTTATAGAGATTAAAGATCATAAAATTCTACCTTTGGTCCTCCCTATTTTAGAAAACCAAGATAGAGAAATCCGGTATAGAGCCGCAGATGTTCTAATTGGAATTCCAGATCCTGAGTTTTCTCCCCGTATTTTAGAAGTTTTGATCAAGGGTACAAATATAGCGAAGGCGCCAGCTTCTCATACTTTAGGTCGTATTAAATTTTTAAAAGCTAGAGCTGAGATAGAAAGAACATTATTAGACCCTAATATTCCAGATAGAGAGATTATTGCTCAGTCCTTAGGATATTTGGGCGATAAAAAAAGTATTCCAGTGCTTATAAAAATCCTAAAAGAAGATCAAACAGAAGCAAAATATGGAGCAGTCTGGGCATTAGGAGCCATAGGCTCAGAAGAAGGTCTTCCATATGTGGAAGAAGCTTGCAAATCTAAGGATCAAAAATTGGCCAAAATCGCATCCGAAAGTTTAGGCATGATCGCTTCTCCTAAATCTCTGACACTCTTGGATAAGAAGACAGAAGATTTTCCTGATCTAGCCCCAATCACTCTCGCAGCGATCACCTCTATTCCTGGAGAGGATTCTCGCAAAATTTTAGAAAAATATGCAGAAAGCGAGAATATTAATCTTCACCAAGTAGCGGTTTCTCAATTAGGAGCTAAGAAAGATCCTGCAAGTGTTCCTGTCTTAATTAAATTACTTCAAGAGGATTCCACATCTCGAAATAGGAAATTGCTTATTTCTGCGTTGAAATCTGTTACGGGATTGAAGTTCATTTCAAAGAACGAATGGATCAATTGGTATACTTTAAATTTTTCTAAAAAACATCCGTAA
- the dapB gene encoding 4-hydroxy-tetrahydrodipicolinate reductase has translation MARKNRVAVIGASGRMGKAIIQVLSGSKVSELSAAVVGKGSVYLGLDSGLHSGLKQNEILFSDDLSKSISECDTVIDFSIREVLSDVLSTCKEFKKPVVVGTTGLVETHKELLKETSKFIPIVYSPNMSIGVNLLFKLTEIAAKVMGDLADIEIQDIHHRHKKDAPSGTAEKLKAILLETLSRTESNIVHGRHGILPERDPKEIAIHTLRAGEVIGDHTVYFFTPEERVEISHKAQDRKTFAVGSVKAAEFLIGREKGLYDMFSVLGL, from the coding sequence TTGGCCCGCAAGAATCGTGTCGCAGTCATTGGCGCTTCTGGAAGAATGGGGAAGGCTATTATACAAGTTCTTTCTGGGTCTAAAGTTTCGGAACTTTCCGCTGCGGTAGTAGGTAAGGGTTCCGTTTATCTAGGCTTGGATTCCGGCTTACATTCCGGTCTCAAGCAAAATGAAATTTTGTTTTCGGACGATCTTTCTAAATCTATTTCTGAATGTGATACTGTAATCGACTTTTCAATTAGAGAAGTTTTATCGGATGTTCTATCTACTTGCAAAGAATTCAAAAAACCTGTTGTGGTTGGAACAACTGGTCTCGTAGAAACTCATAAAGAATTATTAAAAGAAACTTCTAAATTTATTCCGATCGTGTATTCTCCTAATATGTCCATCGGGGTGAATCTTCTTTTTAAACTGACTGAGATCGCCGCAAAAGTAATGGGTGATCTAGCTGATATTGAGATCCAGGATATTCATCATCGCCACAAAAAAGATGCTCCTTCCGGAACTGCAGAAAAACTAAAAGCAATCCTTTTGGAGACTCTATCTCGGACAGAGTCAAATATTGTACATGGTCGACATGGAATTCTTCCTGAAAGAGATCCGAAAGAAATAGCGATCCATACTCTTAGAGCGGGAGAAGTGATAGGAGATCATACTGTCTATTTTTTCACTCCAGAAGAAAGAGTGGAAATTTCACATAAGGCACAAGACAGAAAAACTTTTGCAGTTGGTTCCGTAAAAGCGGCTGAATTTTTAATCGGAAGAGAAAAAGGCCTCTATGATATGTTTTCCGTATTAGGGTTATAA
- the dapA gene encoding 4-hydroxy-tetrahydrodipicolinate synthase, which produces MFQGVFTAIITPFRNGKIDYDSYFSLLDKQIQARVSGVVPCGTTGESPTLSHEEHAELIRETVKHVKKRILVVAGTGSNSTREAVELTEAACKDGVDGILQVNPYYNKPTQEGLYLHFKEIADHSSVPVMLYNIPGRTSVNLLPETVLRLSEHPKIRSMKEATGDLGQMSKLISLVGDKMTVLSGDDNLTLPLLSLGGKGVVSVISNLFPESLVKLVESFQKGDITSAQKIHYDFIELFALAFIETNPIPIKAVMSWHGFCSGEIRLPMTSLSAGPGADRLKKTVSELLAKGYK; this is translated from the coding sequence ATGTTTCAAGGCGTATTTACTGCCATTATTACCCCATTCCGGAACGGGAAAATAGACTATGATTCCTATTTTTCTCTTTTGGATAAACAGATCCAAGCAAGGGTAAGCGGGGTGGTGCCTTGTGGTACCACCGGCGAATCTCCTACTCTTTCTCATGAAGAACACGCGGAACTGATCCGCGAAACTGTAAAACATGTTAAAAAGAGGATTTTGGTCGTAGCCGGTACAGGTTCCAACTCTACAAGAGAGGCTGTTGAACTAACAGAAGCTGCCTGCAAAGACGGAGTAGACGGAATACTTCAGGTTAATCCGTATTATAATAAACCTACCCAAGAGGGATTATATCTTCATTTTAAAGAGATCGCGGATCATTCTTCCGTGCCTGTGATGTTGTATAATATTCCCGGTAGAACTTCTGTGAATCTATTGCCGGAGACTGTTCTTCGGCTTTCCGAACATCCTAAGATCAGATCTATGAAAGAAGCCACTGGAGATCTTGGACAAATGTCCAAATTAATCTCTTTGGTTGGAGACAAGATGACTGTTCTTTCTGGAGATGATAACCTGACTCTTCCTCTTCTTTCCTTAGGTGGAAAGGGCGTGGTGTCTGTGATCTCCAATTTATTTCCGGAAAGTCTCGTGAAATTAGTGGAGTCTTTCCAAAAGGGAGATATTACTTCCGCTCAAAAGATCCATTACGATTTTATAGAATTATTCGCATTAGCATTTATAGAAACCAACCCGATTCCGATCAAAGCTGTGATGAGCTGGCATGGATTCTGTTCCGGTGAGATACGTCTTCCTATGACTTCTCTAAGTGCTGGTCCTGGAGCGGATCGTTTGAAAAAAACGGTTTCGGAACTGCTCGCAAAAGGTTATAAATAA
- a CDS encoding response regulator — MAFRLNLHNPILIVEDQVENRDLIARLAKSFGVDADTAPDGKIGCEMAESKEYSLYLVDLEMPVMNGFDFINKIKEKKPDSLFIVISGNEIPEIIIKVMKLGIFDYLIKPIDRERLYQVLDRISEFVRLKESERILIQENEERLKAQLNWILYKQSWLTDLEKNIDLSKSTLNNLKQSFFSGGGFGAIVSIVEMLQASAKKEESSYIFSSDIVELLFENIYYTKKGLHSLEKSLEILNKNFQDSLQKTNSEQIHGLLEKSRLKLENSNLKYKKKKNVLIPQISLPTNGYYIDADTDSLSRIFTELLINAFKYSSKNSVINIYISASGGYLNISMKNEFDPQSIPGIPKNKELLVKQPFYRLAGFVDENLEGEEYFTGLGLTIVDFVIKKHGGIFSIHNVIDHSLGEKPVEVVLATVSLPIVD, encoded by the coding sequence ATGGCATTCAGACTAAACCTACATAATCCAATTTTAATCGTCGAAGATCAGGTAGAAAATAGAGATCTTATCGCAAGATTAGCCAAAAGTTTCGGCGTAGATGCAGATACTGCTCCAGACGGAAAGATAGGCTGCGAGATGGCGGAGTCAAAGGAATATTCTCTGTATTTGGTTGATCTCGAAATGCCAGTTATGAACGGATTTGATTTTATCAATAAAATAAAAGAAAAGAAACCTGACTCCCTATTTATCGTTATTTCCGGGAATGAAATTCCTGAAATTATCATCAAGGTGATGAAATTGGGCATATTCGATTATCTCATTAAACCAATCGACAGAGAAAGATTATACCAAGTGCTGGATAGGATTTCGGAATTTGTACGTTTAAAAGAAAGCGAAAGGATTCTGATACAGGAAAACGAAGAACGTCTAAAGGCTCAACTAAATTGGATCTTATACAAACAATCATGGCTTACCGATTTGGAAAAAAATATAGATCTTTCCAAGAGCACACTCAATAATCTAAAACAAAGTTTTTTTAGCGGAGGAGGTTTCGGAGCAATAGTAAGCATAGTAGAAATGCTTCAAGCAAGTGCCAAAAAAGAAGAATCATCTTATATTTTTTCTTCCGACATAGTAGAATTACTTTTTGAGAATATATATTATACCAAAAAAGGGCTTCATTCTCTCGAAAAAAGTTTAGAGATACTCAACAAAAACTTTCAAGACTCTCTCCAAAAAACAAATAGCGAGCAGATCCACGGATTATTAGAAAAATCCAGATTAAAGTTAGAAAACTCTAATCTAAAATATAAGAAAAAGAAGAATGTACTAATTCCTCAGATTTCACTTCCCACAAATGGATATTATATAGATGCGGATACGGATTCGCTCAGCAGGATATTTACAGAACTATTAATTAATGCTTTTAAATATTCTTCTAAAAATTCGGTCATAAACATATATATCTCCGCTTCAGGAGGATATTTGAATATCAGCATGAAAAACGAATTTGATCCACAATCAATTCCAGGGATTCCGAAAAATAAAGAGCTACTAGTCAAACAACCATTCTATCGACTCGCCGGTTTTGTGGATGAAAATCTGGAAGGAGAAGAATATTTTACCGGTTTAGGATTGACGATTGTGGACTTTGTAATAAAAAAACATGGCGGGATTTTCTCTATACATAATGTTATCGATCATTCTCTTGGAGAAAAACCTGTCGAAGTGGTACTTGCCACAGTTTCATTGCCTATCGTAGATTGA
- a CDS encoding sterol desaturase family protein — MCFHKQLFQYMMDLVPQIPIIFLIDFLRYFLFAGLAFLVFYIWKHPFQSRKIQEKNAKPSQFKKEFLYSVSSVIVYTSVTLIVFLFRKYGYFKFYERIEDHGWGYLILSTILILGIQDFYFYWTHRLMHTRLFYKRVHKVHHDSVTPSPWTAYSFSPWEALIHSLIMPIVALIFPIHPLALMIFMTFQIIRNVLGHSGYEIFPSWMGTNKLLKLVNSNTNHDMHHQSFRYNYGLYTTVWDYLFGTVHPDYEKTFAELTSKKPEERKLQESIS; from the coding sequence ATGTGCTTTCACAAACAATTATTTCAATACATGATGGATTTGGTTCCCCAAATCCCAATCATATTCTTAATAGATTTTCTAAGATATTTTCTATTCGCCGGATTGGCTTTTTTAGTGTTTTATATTTGGAAACATCCGTTTCAATCTAGAAAAATCCAAGAGAAGAATGCAAAACCATCTCAATTTAAAAAAGAATTTTTATATTCTGTTTCTTCCGTAATCGTTTACACATCGGTAACTCTGATCGTATTCTTATTTAGGAAATACGGTTACTTCAAATTCTACGAACGTATAGAAGACCATGGCTGGGGATATCTGATCTTAAGCACAATATTGATCTTAGGAATCCAAGATTTCTACTTCTATTGGACACATAGATTAATGCACACTCGTTTATTTTATAAAAGAGTGCATAAAGTGCATCATGATTCAGTTACTCCTTCTCCCTGGACGGCATATTCTTTCAGTCCTTGGGAGGCATTGATCCACTCTTTGATCATGCCAATTGTGGCGTTAATATTTCCAATCCATCCTCTGGCTTTGATGATCTTTATGACCTTTCAAATTATTCGAAACGTCTTAGGTCATAGCGGTTATGAAATATTTCCGAGCTGGATGGGGACGAATAAGTTACTAAAACTAGTGAACTCAAATACCAACCATGATATGCACCACCAAAGTTTCCGTTATAATTACGGACTTTATACAACTGTTTGGGACTATTTATTCGGAACAGTACATCCGGATTACGAGAAAACTTTCGCAGAATTAACTTCTAAAAAACCCGAAGAAAGGAAATTACAAGAGAGTATAAGCTAA
- a CDS encoding glycerate kinase → MRYKRILITPDKFKGTLSAVRVARAMSVGIYSVWGETTPIVELPLADGGEGSLVALHSMRPKLKLQTAILPDACKHKRSVCYLTDEISAYFESARLFSLNFRGNRQYPILDRMSSGIGRWVQQMLVRNKQEIFLFLGGTAICDGGLGILFEFGFQLLDGKGRSIHSLRNLPTARTLIPPQNFISPKGNITLLTDVTNPLVGPTGAPQLFAPQKGASKSDVSLLEDGLGQLSILWAEFSGRNNLDWPNGVGAGGGIALPFLGMWGKRATLKSGSHFFLEESGLAHTIREGDLVLTGEGRTDAGTISGKLVDAVVRLCRQKGADCLIISGSVSDRDRLKAENYPQIVAVSSDGVVPSRKTAAIKLSQAVSRAFDVIQ, encoded by the coding sequence ATGAGATACAAAAGAATTCTAATCACACCTGACAAATTCAAAGGTACTCTTAGCGCTGTTCGTGTTGCTCGAGCTATGTCTGTGGGAATATATTCGGTATGGGGAGAAACTACCCCTATAGTTGAACTTCCGCTCGCAGACGGGGGCGAAGGAAGTCTCGTTGCTCTCCATTCTATGCGTCCGAAACTGAAACTTCAAACTGCAATCCTTCCCGACGCTTGTAAACACAAGCGGAGCGTTTGTTATTTAACAGACGAGATATCTGCCTACTTTGAATCGGCCAGACTATTTTCTTTAAACTTTCGAGGCAATCGACAATATCCCATCCTTGATCGCATGAGCAGTGGAATTGGTAGATGGGTCCAACAAATGTTAGTCAGGAACAAACAGGAAATATTTTTGTTTCTGGGTGGTACGGCAATATGTGATGGAGGACTAGGAATTTTGTTCGAATTCGGCTTTCAACTGTTAGACGGTAAAGGACGTTCCATACATTCTCTTCGAAACTTACCGACCGCTCGAACGTTAATCCCTCCCCAAAATTTCATTTCTCCGAAGGGAAATATTACGTTACTCACTGATGTCACAAATCCTTTAGTTGGCCCAACGGGTGCTCCCCAATTATTTGCACCACAAAAGGGTGCTTCTAAAAGTGATGTTTCCCTTTTGGAAGACGGACTCGGACAACTCTCTATCCTTTGGGCAGAGTTTTCCGGACGAAACAATTTAGATTGGCCCAATGGGGTGGGAGCAGGTGGCGGAATAGCACTCCCCTTTCTTGGCATGTGGGGAAAGCGAGCTACACTCAAATCGGGCTCACATTTCTTTTTAGAAGAATCCGGCCTAGCTCACACGATTCGTGAGGGAGATTTGGTATTAACTGGTGAAGGCAGAACAGATGCAGGCACTATCTCAGGCAAACTTGTAGATGCTGTAGTTCGTTTGTGCAGACAAAAAGGTGCAGATTGTTTGATCATTAGCGGATCTGTTTCCGACAGAGATCGGTTAAAAGCAGAGAATTATCCGCAAATAGTTGCCGTTTCGTCTGACGGTGTTGTACCTTCACGTAAAACTGCTGCAATAAAATTGTCTCAAGCAGTTTCACGCGCTTTCGATGTAATACAATAA
- a CDS encoding DUF1304 domain-containing protein: protein MILAARILAAIVGLLHVWIFIMESVLWMRPRIHRRFGVTDTKLAEAMKGVFLNQGFYNLFLAAGALYGAIFFEIHPGYAPAILAFSCLSVFGAGLVLLVSRPAMARAAIIQGLPPLIAVILYFMSSCNG from the coding sequence ATGATATTAGCAGCAAGGATTTTAGCAGCCATCGTCGGCTTATTACATGTTTGGATCTTCATTATGGAAAGTGTATTATGGATGCGTCCTCGTATTCACAGAAGATTCGGAGTAACGGACACAAAATTAGCAGAAGCGATGAAAGGTGTCTTTTTAAACCAAGGATTTTATAATTTATTTCTTGCGGCCGGTGCACTATACGGAGCGATCTTTTTCGAAATTCATCCCGGTTATGCTCCTGCTATCTTGGCATTCTCTTGCCTCTCCGTTTTTGGCGCAGGACTTGTATTATTAGTTTCTAGGCCAGCGATGGCAAGGGCAGCGATCATCCAAGGACTTCCTCCTTTAATTGCGGTCATCTTGTATTTCATGTCTTCTTGCAACGGGTAA
- a CDS encoding circularly permuted ATPgrasp domain protein, with product METTLAEILNEKCSCSTLNKEYLEEEIHKFPVSEIKTKGIEHFYSETPSFIDEKDKEAIQEILYSIRKALKLPNVREKILNNYNGENRTRNITGGVFLSLDFHQTKEGPKLIEVNTNAGGAYLQLKLLEAQIRCCKAVDIAMPNAKALLDLEEKFYSIFIQEWMANNREGQPNFIAIVDENPSEQFLYPEFLLFRDLFRSKGIRSEILDPSQIILVGNDLFFEGSKIDLIYNRLTDFHLSGDPNLKIRQSWENGNVILTPSPFDYELYARKSNLSLLSDQDFLIKAGLDKKDSEILSKSIPSTNIVNLENADKLWENRKRIFFKPKEGFGSKAAYYGGKLTKTKFSEILNGEYISQEFVPPSVRVTSISGEERELKMDIRAYIYDDKVLLLASRLYQGQTTNFRTPGGGFSPLYSLPEIV from the coding sequence ATGGAAACTACCCTGGCGGAAATATTGAACGAAAAATGCTCTTGCTCTACTTTGAACAAAGAGTATTTGGAGGAAGAAATACATAAATTTCCGGTTTCTGAAATAAAAACCAAAGGGATCGAACATTTCTATTCCGAAACTCCTTCGTTTATCGATGAAAAGGATAAGGAAGCAATTCAGGAAATACTATATTCCATTCGAAAAGCATTGAAATTACCTAATGTTCGAGAAAAGATCCTGAATAATTATAACGGCGAAAATCGTACAAGGAACATTACTGGTGGGGTATTTTTAAGTTTGGATTTCCATCAGACAAAAGAAGGCCCTAAGCTTATAGAGGTAAATACGAATGCTGGTGGAGCTTATTTACAATTAAAACTTTTGGAAGCACAGATCAGATGTTGTAAGGCAGTAGATATTGCGATGCCAAATGCAAAAGCCTTACTGGATCTTGAAGAAAAATTCTATTCTATATTTATTCAAGAGTGGATGGCAAACAATCGTGAGGGGCAACCGAACTTTATCGCAATCGTAGATGAAAATCCATCCGAACAGTTTTTATATCCTGAATTCTTGTTGTTTCGTGATTTGTTTAGGTCCAAAGGGATTCGCTCAGAAATTTTGGATCCTAGTCAGATCATCTTAGTCGGAAATGATCTCTTCTTTGAAGGGAGTAAGATTGATCTAATCTATAATAGATTAACCGACTTTCATCTTTCGGGAGATCCGAATTTGAAAATCCGTCAATCATGGGAAAACGGAAATGTAATACTAACTCCAAGTCCTTTTGACTACGAACTTTATGCCCGAAAATCAAATTTGTCTCTTTTGTCGGATCAAGATTTTCTTATAAAAGCAGGACTCGATAAAAAAGATTCGGAAATTCTAAGTAAGTCTATCCCTTCTACCAACATAGTAAATTTAGAAAATGCAGATAAACTTTGGGAAAATAGAAAACGTATATTTTTTAAGCCTAAGGAAGGTTTTGGAAGTAAGGCCGCCTATTACGGTGGAAAACTTACTAAAACTAAATTTTCCGAGATTTTGAATGGAGAATATATAAGTCAGGAATTCGTGCCGCCTTCTGTAAGGGTTACTTCCATTTCTGGAGAAGAAAGAGAATTGAAAATGGATATAAGGGCGTATATCTACGATGACAAAGTTTTGCTTTTAGCTAGTCGTTTATACCAAGGTCAGACTACTAATTTCAGAACTCCTGGTGGAGGATTCTCTCCTCTATATTCGTTGCCTGAAATTGTATAG